The following proteins are encoded in a genomic region of Oceanisphaera profunda:
- a CDS encoding cold-shock protein — protein sequence MSAKETGTVKWFNEEKGFGFITRESGPDLFVHFSSIQGDGFKTLPEGQAVTFIVTQGKKGPQAEEVELA from the coding sequence ATGAGCGCAAAAGAGACAGGTACTGTGAAGTGGTTCAACGAAGAAAAAGGCTTTGGATTCATCACACGTGAATCTGGGCCGGATCTTTTTGTCCATTTTTCTTCCATACAAGGGGATGGTTTTAAAACCCTACCAGAAGGCCAAGCCGTCACATTTATTGTGACTCAAGGTAAAAAAGGACCTCAAGCCGAAGAGGTAGAGCTGGCTTGA
- a CDS encoding tetratricopeptide repeat protein, with protein MIKFFLSCCFLLFSLPLLAQDPPGEPDSTAEAEVRTRLTPFMERYMLDELKALRTEMANFQVKVTDDIVQKELNVADKAISYANVTVTYFFYLLAGAASVLAIVGWQSLRELKKTARDYAETEMRKITNTYEHKLKQIERELQRKTKVIAENYREIERFQEIHGLWLRASQEQSPQAKIDIYDQILDIKPGDLDAMTHKADAALMMNERQWALSLCNRVLQVDQQNAHALYQRACAHAGMGHEEQALSDLELAVKNNVHLGDVAAEDEEFDSLRQHPRFIELTHEHTDASTTDS; from the coding sequence ATGATAAAATTTTTCCTCTCTTGTTGTTTTTTACTCTTCTCACTGCCGCTACTCGCCCAAGACCCGCCCGGAGAACCCGACTCAACCGCCGAGGCTGAAGTGCGCACCAGACTCACGCCTTTTATGGAGCGTTATATGCTTGACGAGCTCAAAGCGCTGCGCACCGAAATGGCAAATTTTCAGGTTAAAGTCACCGACGACATCGTACAAAAAGAACTTAACGTCGCCGATAAAGCGATAAGTTACGCAAACGTGACGGTTACTTACTTCTTTTACCTATTGGCAGGTGCAGCTTCGGTACTGGCCATAGTGGGCTGGCAATCGTTAAGGGAGCTAAAGAAAACTGCGCGCGATTACGCAGAAACTGAGATGCGAAAGATCACCAATACCTATGAACATAAACTCAAACAGATAGAGCGTGAGCTACAACGAAAAACCAAGGTGATCGCGGAAAACTACCGAGAAATTGAACGCTTTCAAGAAATTCATGGCTTGTGGTTACGTGCCAGCCAAGAACAAAGTCCCCAAGCAAAAATCGATATTTACGATCAAATTCTTGATATCAAACCCGGCGATTTAGATGCCATGACCCATAAAGCCGATGCGGCCTTAATGATGAACGAGCGTCAATGGGCACTCAGTTTGTGTAATCGTGTACTGCAAGTGGACCAACAAAACGCCCATGCCTTGTACCAAAGAGCCTGCGCCCACGCCGGTATGGGTCATGAAGAACAAGCCTTGTCTGATTTAGAACTGGCGGTAAAAAACAACGTACATCTGGGCGATGTGGCGGCGGAAGATGAAGAGTTTGACTCATTGCGCCAGCATCCACGCTTTATTGAGCTCACTCACGAGCACACAGACGCCAGTACAACGGACAGTTAA
- the ectA gene encoding diaminobutyrate acetyltransferase, with protein MITTHSDLEADTTIDLQILLRHPQSTDGYHVNRLIDRCKPLDTNSTYCNLLQCLHFADTCMLAEDQEDNSLLGFISAYRKPAEPNTLFVWQVAIDKRARGEGLARTLLTNLLASDACAGVTHLETTITADNAASWGLFESFARSQATDSGTRHLLFDQQRHFNGDSSSEILFRITLG; from the coding sequence ATGATTACTACCCATTCAGACTTAGAAGCGGACACAACCATTGACCTGCAAATATTGTTGCGTCACCCCCAGTCAACCGACGGTTATCACGTCAACCGTTTGATTGACCGTTGTAAGCCACTCGACACTAACTCTACCTATTGTAATCTTCTGCAATGCCTGCATTTTGCCGACACTTGCATGCTGGCCGAAGACCAGGAAGATAACTCACTACTGGGGTTTATCTCTGCCTACCGCAAACCTGCTGAACCAAACACTTTGTTTGTTTGGCAAGTAGCCATAGATAAACGCGCACGTGGTGAGGGGTTAGCCCGCACTTTGCTAACTAACCTATTAGCATCTGATGCCTGCGCTGGCGTCACCCATCTAGAAACCACGATTACTGCGGATAATGCTGCCTCTTGGGGTTTGTTTGAAAGCTTTGCGCGTAGTCAAGCGACAGACTCAGGCACCCGCCACCTTCTCTTTGATCAGCAGCGCCATTTTAATGGTGATAGCAGCAGCGAAATCTTATTTCGCATCACGCTTGGCTAA
- the maoP gene encoding DUF413 domain-containing protein produces the protein MSFESNKPFQDFAHFPRGLRRCGEFTVVEAQLLEQAGHAMLALYSEQTAPSSSEEQRFVEQVKEGSATDSKHAKVWLKYLKVIGPKRVHRLCSPMTSGGDDDFEPVEDSSE, from the coding sequence ATGAGCTTTGAGTCAAACAAGCCATTTCAGGACTTCGCCCATTTCCCTCGCGGTTTACGTCGTTGTGGCGAATTTACTGTCGTAGAAGCCCAACTGCTTGAACAAGCCGGCCACGCTATGTTGGCTTTGTACAGTGAGCAAACCGCTCCTAGCAGCAGCGAAGAACAGCGTTTCGTTGAACAGGTTAAGGAAGGCAGCGCCACCGACAGCAAACATGCCAAGGTGTGGTTAAAGTATTTAAAGGTAATAGGCCCTAAACGCGTACACCGTTTATGCTCGCCCATGACTTCTGGCGGTGATGATGATTTTGAGCCCGTAGAAGACAGTTCAGAATAA
- the sbcB gene encoding exodeoxyribonuclease I: MSQPAVAPSFLFHDYETAGLHPAFDRPVQFAAIRTDADLNEIGEPMMWYCQLPSDYLPSPEATLITGITPQTAQQQGLCEAEFIARIHEQFSQPNTCILGYNNIRFDDEVTRYTLYRNFYDAYAYSWQHGNSRWDLLDVARTFYALRPEGINWPEDEDGKPSFKLERLTQANGIEHANAHDALSDVRATIALAKLLRQAQPKLFDYLYTLRSKHKVKALIDVINAKPLVHVSGQFSAWQGCATWIAPLAWHPDNANAVICVNLAMDLTPLIELSPEQLKERLYTKRADLGERLPVPVKLVHINKCPSLAKAAALSEQRADELDINRAQCRESLDLLRRHPEIREKVVALHQLPHDFGPSADVDGALYEGGFFGEADKATMAMIHASSPEVLATLPLQFNDSRLSELLFRYRARNYPNTLSEQEWQRWRQHCQDKLSHQAEPYMQRLEQLVIAHQEDEAKLALLQAVARYVQAL; the protein is encoded by the coding sequence ATGAGTCAGCCTGCAGTAGCACCCAGTTTTTTATTCCACGACTATGAGACGGCAGGCCTGCATCCGGCCTTTGACCGACCCGTGCAATTTGCCGCCATTCGTACCGATGCGGATCTCAATGAAATTGGCGAGCCCATGATGTGGTATTGCCAGCTGCCCTCTGACTATCTGCCCTCCCCTGAGGCGACGCTGATCACCGGCATTACGCCGCAAACCGCACAGCAACAGGGCTTGTGTGAGGCCGAGTTTATTGCCCGCATTCATGAGCAGTTTAGCCAGCCTAATACCTGCATTTTGGGGTACAACAATATTCGTTTCGACGATGAAGTTACCCGCTATACCTTGTATCGCAACTTTTATGATGCCTACGCCTATAGCTGGCAGCATGGCAATTCCCGCTGGGACTTACTCGATGTAGCGCGCACCTTTTATGCGCTGCGCCCCGAGGGCATTAACTGGCCAGAAGACGAAGACGGCAAGCCGAGTTTTAAACTAGAGCGCCTAACCCAAGCCAATGGCATTGAACACGCCAATGCCCACGATGCCCTGTCGGATGTGCGGGCCACCATAGCGTTGGCCAAATTGCTGCGCCAAGCTCAACCTAAGCTGTTTGACTATTTATATACGCTTCGCAGTAAGCATAAAGTGAAAGCCCTGATCGATGTCATTAACGCCAAGCCATTAGTGCATGTGTCGGGCCAGTTTTCCGCTTGGCAAGGCTGTGCCACTTGGATTGCACCCTTGGCGTGGCATCCAGACAACGCCAATGCGGTGATCTGCGTTAACTTAGCCATGGATCTGACTCCACTTATCGAACTGAGCCCCGAGCAGCTAAAAGAGCGGCTTTACACTAAGCGCGCGGATCTAGGTGAGCGGCTACCGGTGCCGGTAAAACTGGTGCACATTAATAAATGCCCCTCATTAGCCAAGGCCGCCGCCCTGAGCGAGCAAAGAGCCGATGAATTAGATATTAATCGTGCCCAGTGTCGTGAAAGCCTCGACCTATTACGTCGCCACCCCGAAATTCGCGAAAAAGTGGTGGCTCTGCATCAACTCCCTCATGATTTTGGCCCCAGCGCTGATGTAGACGGAGCCCTGTATGAAGGCGGCTTCTTTGGTGAGGCGGATAAAGCTACCATGGCCATGATCCACGCCAGCTCGCCCGAGGTACTGGCCACCCTGCCGCTGCAATTTAATGACTCACGCCTCAGTGAGTTGCTGTTTCGCTATCGTGCGCGTAACTACCCCAACACCTTAAGCGAGCAAGAATGGCAGCGCTGGCGTCAACATTGCCAAGACAAACTCAGCCACCAAGCTGAACCTTATATGCAGCGCCTGGAGCAATTGGTGATTGCGCATCAAGAAGATGAAGCCAAGTTGGCGTTACTGCAGGCCGTGGCTCGTTATGTGCAAGCGCTTTAG